AAAACTGGGCTTTTGTCAATTATGGGATTAGTTAGATTGCGAGTTCGAGAGTTTGCCGATGAAAAAGGCTGGACGCTTAAAGAAGTGTCAGAACGCACGGGAATTGCTTACACTACCCTGAAAAATTATGCAAAATCCCCTGGATTAGCAACAGTTGATGTCACTTCTTTAATTAAATTAGCTCGCACATTTGATGTATTAATTGAAGATTTATTTGAGGTAATACAAGAGTAAGCGTGGCTAGTGAATAGAAAAATTTAACTACATCAAATATTTAGTGGTTCCCTTTTCGTGTAGTTGGATATAATCAAACTATTGTTATACAAACAACGGACATGAGATTAGTTATTAAATTGAGCATAAATGTTTAATACCTTGATATACTGATCGCTGTTTACTGATAACTGATTTAAATGTCTGAATCAACCCCAAATAACACACAGACACTTCACCAAAAGCCCGA
This genomic stretch from Leptolyngbyaceae cyanobacterium harbors:
- a CDS encoding helix-turn-helix transcriptional regulator encodes the protein MGLVRLRVREFADEKGWTLKEVSERTGIAYTTLKNYAKSPGLATVDVTSLIKLARTFDVLIEDLFEVIQE